A genomic region of Campylobacter corcagiensis contains the following coding sequences:
- a CDS encoding MacB family efflux pump subunit, protein MIELKGINKKFTLGENSVRVLKDIDLSIKKGEFVAIIGQSGSGKSTLMNIIGCLDTPTNGKYLMNNKDISHFSSDELASLRREKFGFVFQRYNLIPSLSALSNVALPAVYDGIDKNKREKRALNLLNSLDLGDKSQNIPNKLSGGQQQRVSIARALMNGGEIILADEPTGALDSKSGLMVMDNLTNLHKKGHTIILVTHDLNVANYANRIIEIKDGRIIKDEKKDDKIYELKSRQKSKINKIPAFKSSLTESFKMSVGAIFSHKLRSLLTMLGIIIGISSVICVVALGKGSQEKILSSIRAIGTNTITVFPGKSFGDRRVNQVKSLSVSDSDLLNKQPYLDYSTPNTSSTGVLTYKNQSLNGNLRGGGLHYLEVNGLELSHGRGFSKADIDESNSVLIIDENTKNSFFKNENPLDKVLFFERQPFKVIGVVKENDTMFGSSDVLRAYAPFSTVVNKITGDRNVQSITVKVKDSANPQVAETRLTDLLVAKHGKKDFYTRNSDTIRQTVEATTNTMRILISGVALISLIVGGIGVMNIMLVSVTERTKEIGIRMAVGAKQSDILMQFLIEAVLLCVIGGVIGLGLAYAIGFLFNNLNIDFYMKFSLTPALVALITSSFIGVVFGYLPARNASKLNPIDALSQE, encoded by the coding sequence TTGATAGAGTTAAAAGGCATAAATAAAAAATTTACGCTTGGTGAGAATAGCGTTAGAGTCTTAAAAGATATAGATCTTAGTATAAAAAAGGGTGAATTTGTAGCTATCATTGGACAAAGTGGAAGCGGTAAGTCAACTCTTATGAATATTATCGGCTGTCTTGATACGCCAACAAATGGAAAGTATCTAATGAATAATAAAGATATAAGCCATTTTAGTTCTGATGAGTTAGCTTCTCTTAGAAGAGAGAAATTTGGTTTTGTATTTCAAAGATATAACCTAATACCATCTCTTTCAGCCCTTAGCAATGTAGCTTTACCTGCGGTTTATGACGGTATAGATAAAAACAAAAGAGAAAAAAGAGCTTTAAATTTATTAAACTCTTTAGATTTAGGTGATAAAAGCCAAAATATACCAAATAAATTAAGCGGTGGACAGCAGCAAAGAGTAAGCATAGCAAGAGCTTTGATGAATGGTGGTGAGATTATCTTAGCAGATGAGCCAACTGGAGCACTGGATTCTAAAAGCGGGCTTATGGTCATGGATAACCTTACAAATTTACACAAAAAAGGTCACACGATAATACTTGTAACTCATGATTTAAATGTCGCAAACTATGCAAATAGAATAATAGAGATAAAAGATGGACGAATTATAAAAGATGAGAAAAAAGATGATAAAATTTATGAGTTAAAAAGCAGACAAAAGAGTAAAATAAACAAAATTCCAGCCTTTAAAAGCTCACTTACTGAGAGTTTTAAGATGTCAGTTGGAGCGATATTTAGCCATAAACTTCGCTCGCTTTTAACTATGCTTGGCATTATTATTGGCATTAGTTCAGTAATATGCGTCGTAGCTCTTGGAAAGGGTTCTCAAGAGAAAATCTTATCTTCAATTCGCGCTATTGGGACAAATACAATTACTGTTTTTCCTGGTAAAAGTTTTGGTGACAGGCGAGTAAATCAGGTAAAAAGCTTATCGGTTAGTGATTCTGATTTGTTAAATAAACAGCCATATCTTGACTACTCCACACCAAATACATCAAGTACTGGTGTTTTGACTTATAAAAACCAAAGCTTAAATGGAAATTTAAGAGGTGGAGGGCTTCACTATTTAGAAGTTAATGGGCTTGAGTTATCACATGGTAGAGGCTTTAGTAAGGCTGACATAGATGAGTCAAATTCGGTTTTAATAATTGATGAAAATACTAAAAATAGCTTTTTTAAAAATGAAAATCCACTTGATAAGGTGCTATTTTTTGAGCGTCAGCCATTTAAGGTAATAGGCGTTGTAAAAGAAAATGATACTATGTTTGGAAGTAGTGATGTTTTAAGAGCTTATGCACCTTTTTCTACTGTGGTAAATAAAATCACAGGCGATAGAAATGTCCAAAGCATAACTGTTAAAGTAAAAGATAGTGCCAACCCGCAAGTTGCTGAGACAAGACTTACTGATTTGTTAGTTGCAAAGCATGGTAAAAAGGACTTTTATACAAGAAATTCAGATACGATTCGCCAAACTGTTGAGGCTACGACAAATACTATGAGAATTTTAATATCAGGTGTTGCTTTGATATCTCTTATAGTTGGTGGTATTGGAGTTATGAATATTATGCTAGTAAGCGTTACAGAGCGAACTAAAGAGATTGGCATTAGAATGGCAGTTGGTGCAAAACAAAGCGATATTTTGATGCAGTTTTTGATTGAAGCGGTACTTTTGTGTGTTATAGGTGGAGTTATTGGGCTTGGATTAGCGTATGCAATTGGTTTTTTATTTAATAACTTAAATATTGACTTTTATATGAAATTTAGCCTTACGCCAGCTTTAGTAGCGTTAATAACATCTAGTTTTATAGGGGTAGTTTTTGGTTATTTGCCAGCAAGAAATGCAAGCAAACTAAACCCCATTGATGCACTTTCGCAGGAGTAA
- a CDS encoding efflux RND transporter periplasmic adaptor subunit: protein MKKTLFITLLLACIGGFIYFKFIKSSDEIRYLTTTPIKGDFVNSVVATGEVNAMDLIDIGAQVSGRIEKLYVDIGDMVKKGDMIAQIEDIRQRNEVDKKIAEYESLLADLNATQIAKDIAVSKLKREEKLFKRNATSKESLEMAQNEAALKISQVTQINAKIKQNQIDLDTAMTNLSYTKITAPIDGTIVSTIVKEGQTVNANQTTPVIVQIADLTKLQINLEVAEGDLPKIKEGLKIRYSILANPNIKKESIINKIDPAMTSLSDGTLSRSSSTTSNKAVYYYAKSYIDNSDNFLKIGMTTQNEIIIDESIDTMYIPKSAVYKEDDKDFVDILVGNLEHEKRVKKEVNLGITDGFYVEIKSGLKSDDKVILGDSTEVDKRSSMKRSGGMVH from the coding sequence ATGAAAAAAACACTATTTATCACTCTACTCTTAGCCTGTATTGGTGGGTTTATATATTTTAAATTTATAAAAAGTAGTGATGAGATAAGATATCTTACCACAACGCCTATAAAAGGTGACTTTGTAAATTCAGTAGTGGCAACTGGAGAAGTAAATGCAATGGACTTAATTGACATCGGTGCTCAAGTTAGTGGGCGTATAGAAAAGCTATATGTTGATATCGGAGATATGGTTAAAAAAGGCGATATGATAGCTCAAATAGAAGATATCAGACAAAGAAATGAAGTCGATAAGAAAATCGCTGAGTATGAGAGTTTATTAGCAGACTTAAACGCTACACAAATTGCTAAAGATATAGCAGTTAGTAAGCTTAAAAGAGAGGAAAAACTCTTTAAAAGAAACGCAACTTCAAAAGAGAGTCTTGAGATGGCTCAAAACGAAGCAGCTCTTAAAATTTCACAAGTTACTCAAATAAATGCAAAAATAAAACAAAATCAAATCGACCTTGATACAGCTATGACAAATTTAAGCTATACAAAAATCACAGCACCAATTGATGGAACGATAGTTTCAACCATAGTTAAAGAGGGTCAAACAGTAAATGCCAACCAGACAACTCCAGTTATCGTTCAAATAGCTGATTTAACAAAATTACAAATCAATCTTGAAGTTGCTGAAGGAGATCTTCCAAAGATAAAAGAAGGTCTTAAAATTCGCTACTCAATACTTGCAAACCCAAATATAAAAAAAGAGTCCATTATTAATAAAATCGATCCAGCAATGACATCTCTTAGTGATGGAACTCTTTCAAGAAGCAGCTCAACAACTTCAAACAAAGCAGTATATTACTACGCAAAATCATATATAGATAATAGTGATAACTTCCTAAAAATAGGCATGACAACACAAAATGAGATCATAATAGATGAAAGTATTGATACGATGTATATACCAAAAAGCGCAGTTTATAAAGAAGATGATAAAGATTTCGTAGATATATTAGTTGGAAATTTAGAGCATGAAAAAAGAGTTAAAAAAGAGGTAAATTTAGGTATAACTGATGGTTTTTATGTAGAGATAAAAAGTGGTCTAAAAAGCGATGATAAAGTTATATTAGGCGATAGCACTGAAGTTGATAAAAGATCATCTATGAAAAGAAGTGGTGGAATGGTACATTGA
- the glmU gene encoding bifunctional UDP-N-acetylglucosamine diphosphorylase/glucosamine-1-phosphate N-acetyltransferase GlmU → MSSVSVVILAAGFGTRMKSNKAKVLFDISGEPMICHILRKAYDISSDVSVVLNYQFEEVKEAVLSKFPNTKIYRQDVENFPGTAGALKGLKFSKDKTIVLCGDMPLIKTEELKNLAKSSSDLTVAVFKAKNPHGYGRVITQNGEILKIVEEKDANESQKEVDVVNSGCYAFDTEVLAQILPKISNNNAQNEYYLTDTISLAKTSGYKCTTVLVDEQNFMGINDKFTLSIAENIMQDEIKKNLMKAGVKMRLPNTIYIDSRAKFEGECELEENVSIIGECFIKDSKIKSSTVIESSEIYSSSIGPLAHIRPKCEIKNSHIGNFVELKAAKVDDIKAGHLSYLGDCEIGSGTNIGCGTITCNYDGKAKYKTIIGKNVFVGSDTQLVAPVKIEDDVIIAAGSTVTKDAKSGDLVISRSTQVNKDGFYYKFFGDKNVKK, encoded by the coding sequence ATGAGTAGCGTTTCAGTAGTTATTTTAGCAGCAGGTTTTGGCACTAGAATGAAATCAAACAAGGCAAAAGTGCTTTTTGATATAAGTGGTGAGCCGATGATATGTCATATTTTAAGAAAAGCTTATGATATAAGTAGCGATGTAAGTGTGGTTTTAAACTACCAGTTTGAAGAGGTTAAAGAGGCTGTTTTATCAAAATTTCCTAATACTAAGATTTACCGCCAAGACGTAGAAAATTTCCCCGGAACAGCTGGTGCTTTAAAAGGTCTGAAATTTAGTAAAGATAAAACTATCGTGCTTTGTGGCGATATGCCCTTAATAAAAACCGAGGAGTTAAAAAATTTAGCCAAAAGTAGCTCAGACTTGACCGTAGCAGTTTTTAAAGCAAAAAATCCACACGGATATGGTAGAGTTATCACTCAAAATGGTGAAATTTTAAAGATAGTAGAAGAAAAAGACGCTAATGAAAGCCAAAAAGAAGTTGATGTAGTAAATAGTGGATGTTATGCTTTTGACACTGAAGTATTAGCTCAAATTTTACCTAAAATTTCAAACAATAATGCTCAAAATGAGTACTATTTAACTGATACAATTTCATTAGCTAAAACATCAGGCTATAAATGCACAACTGTGCTAGTTGATGAACAAAATTTCATGGGCATAAATGATAAATTTACTCTAAGCATAGCAGAAAACATAATGCAAGATGAGATTAAAAAAAATTTAATGAAAGCAGGCGTTAAAATGCGTTTACCAAACACTATCTACATTGACTCAAGAGCGAAATTTGAAGGAGAGTGCGAACTAGAAGAAAATGTAAGCATTATAGGGGAGTGTTTTATAAAAGATAGCAAAATAAAAAGCTCAACCGTTATAGAAAGTAGTGAAATTTACTCTTCTAGTATAGGTCCACTTGCTCATATCCGCCCAAAATGCGAGATAAAAAACTCTCATATAGGAAATTTTGTAGAGTTAAAAGCAGCTAAAGTTGACGATATAAAAGCTGGGCATTTAAGTTATCTGGGTGATTGTGAGATAGGAAGTGGCACAAATATTGGGTGTGGAACGATAACTTGCAATTACGACGGCAAGGCTAAATATAAAACCATAATAGGAAAAAATGTTTTTGTTGGAAGCGATACGCAACTTGTCGCACCTGTAAAAATAGAAGATGATGTGATAATAGCAGCTGGTTCAACCGTGACAAAAGACGCTAAAAGCGGTGATTTGGTTATATCACGATCAACACAAGTAAATAAAGATGGATTTTACTATAAATTTTTTGGAGATAAAAATGTTAAAAAATAA